A single region of the Nicotiana sylvestris chromosome 6, ASM39365v2, whole genome shotgun sequence genome encodes:
- the LOC104249422 gene encoding polygalacturonase-like — translation MYLNFKLSFAFALLFLVHIGESQPAVFDVTKFGAKPDSNEDISKALLSAFKEACNSKIPSKVVIPKGTYLMNQVRLEGNCKAPIELEIQATLKAPPNPSQLKKDMEWLTINHIDHFTLSGGGIFDGQGEQGWAQNDCKNSESCGKLPNNLSFNFLTNSIIRDITSLDSKLFHINVLGCKNLTFIGVNIKAPAQSLNTDGIHVARSRGLNITNSQIGTGDDCISIGDGIQQMYITNVTCGPGHGISVGSLGKTPGELPVVGVFVQNCTFIDTDNGVRVKTWPASHNGVVRDLHYEDIIVQNVSNPVVIDQLYCPYNQCKKDLPSQVKISKVSFKNIRGTSRTQDAIKINCSKGVPCEGVEVGDIDITYNGNEGPAKSTCQNVDPSFVGKQIPPVCAGPAESS, via the exons ATGTATTTGAACTTCAAATTATCATTTGCATTTGCACTTTTATTTCTTGTGCACATAGGAGAATCTCAACCTGCAGTTTTTGATGTGACTAAATTTGGTGCAAAGCCAGATAGCAATGAAGATATTAGCAAG GCTCTATTAAGTGCATTTAAGGAGGCATGCAACTCAAAAATCCCAAGTAAAGTTGTGATTCCAAAAGGCACATATTTGATGAATCAAGTGAGACTAGAAGGTAATTGCAAAGCCCCTATAGAACTTGAAATTCAAGCCACTTTGAAAGCTCCTCCAAATCCAAGCCAACTCAAGAAAGATATGGAATGGTTAACTATTAATCATATTGATCATTTCACACTATCTGGTGGTGGAATTTTTGATGGCCAAGGAGAACAAGGTTGGGCACAAAATGACTGTAAAAATTCAGAAAGTTGCGGTAAACTTCCAAAT AATTTGAGCTTCAACTTCCTAACAAATTCCATAATCAGAGACATAACTTCATTGGACAGCAAACTATTCCACATTAATGTGTTAGGGTGCAAGAACTTAACATTCATTGGAGTTAACATAAAAGCTCCAGCACAAAGCCTAAACACAGATGGTATTCATGTTGCAAGATCAAGAGGACTCAACATTACAAATTCACAAATTGGTACAGGAGATGATTGCATATCAATTGGTGATGGAATTCAACAAATGTACATAACAAATGTAACATGTGGACCTGGCCATGGAATTAGTGTTGGTAGTCTTGGAAAAACTCCAGGAGAATTGCCTGTGGTTGGAGTTTTTGTGCAAAATTGCACATTTATTGACACTGACAATGGTGTGAGGGTGAAGACATGGCCAGCTTCACATAATGGTGTTGTTAGAGATTTGCACTATGAGGATATTATTGTGCAAAATGTTAGCAATCCTGTTGTTATTGATCAACTCTATTGCCCTTATAATCAGTGCAAGAAAGAT TTGCCATCACAAGTGAAGATTAGCAAAGTGAGTTTCAAGAACATAAGAGGAACATCAAGAACTCAAGATGCTATAAAAATTAATTGTAGTAAAGGTGTGCCATGTGAAGGTGTGGAAGTTGGAGATATTGACATAACCTATAATGGAAATGAAGGGCCAGCCAAGTCTACTTGCCAGAATGTTGACCCAAGTTTTGTAGGCAAACAGATTCCACCAGTTTGCGCTGGTCCTGCAGAGTCTTCTTGA